The genomic stretch ATCGACCAGCATCAAATGAAAATAAGGTTCCGGTAAAAAAATATGGGAATGCCATCTATATCAGTGTTGACAGTGTAACCTATAGTGATAGTAATAACAACATTCCTGAATATAACGATACCGGTTACTATAGTGTAACTTTCAAAAATTTAGGTCAAGTTGCCTCCAGTTCCGCTACCGCTACTTTAACCTGTTCAACTGCCGGAATAACAATCACTGACGGAACGGAAACCCTTGCTGCTATTGCTGCGGGGGGAACTTTAGTAAAAAATAATGCTTTCAGTTTTACTGTGGCTAATAATATTTTAGACCAGCTGCAGGCAAACTTCAAAATTACTACCACTTCCGGAACTAATACCTGGGAATATAATTTTACTAAAACTTTTGCTGCTCCTGCTCTTGCTTTCGGAAATATAACTATCAGTGACCCGACAGGAAATAATAACGGTAATCTTGATCCCGGGGAAACAGCAACTTTAAGCATTCCCTTAAACAATTCCGGAGGTGCTAATTCCCTTGCCGGGTCAGCTTCTTTAACCTCTACTACCACTGGAATAACTATCAATAATGGTTCCGCCAGTTTTAACGCTATTACCGCTGGAAGCAGTGCTAACCTTACTTTTAGTATCAGTGCTGCCTCTTCAATGAGTCAAGGAACTTTAGCAGCACTTAATTTTAGTGCTACAGCCGGTGCCTATACAGCTGCTAAAACTCAAAATCTGGAAATTGGAGCTCCAACTGTTGTTACTATTGGAACCGGAACATCTACGCAGACCTATCCTCTGGATAGATATTATAACTATTCAGCTTTTGAGGCAATTTACCTGGCTTCAGAACTTCAATATGCCGGAACAATTAAGTCCCTTGGTTTTTATAAAGCCAATGGTAGTGATGTTAACCCTATTGAAGCAGTAACCATCTATATGAAAAATACTACTGAATCCTCTTTGAGCGATGGAACATATTCTACCACAGGATACACTCAAGTATATAGTGGAACCTTTACTAATAATGCTACCAGCGGATGGATGTCTGTTGATTTAAGCCCTCAATTTACTTGTAATGGTTCCAATCTGGCAATTTTGATTGTAAAGGGTAACCAGGCATATACTACCAGCTATCCTAACTGGACTTATACTACAGCAACTACAACTCGTGTTCGTTGTAGTCATAGTGATTCGGCTGCTCCAACAAGTTTGACCGGTTCTACCAGCTTGCCCAATATGCAAATAAAAATATTCCCTAATGCAAGTATTTTATACCCTCCTCAGAACTTAACCGCTGCTCCGGGAAATGGAAGTGTTATTCTTAGCTGGCAGGCACCTGTTTCAGGTCAACCAACAGGTTATAAAATATATAAAAATTCAGCACTGCTAACTACGGTTACCGGTCTAACCTATACAGATACGGCAGTAGTGAATGGCACAACCTACAGCTATTATCTTAAAGCTGTTTATGCAACTGGAGAATCAAGCTCTACTGCAACAGTTACAGCTACACCTTTCAATGTTTTTGAGACGGGTGCAATTATTGGAACCGGAACTTCCAGCACGGGAACAAATGAAGCATCTCCAATCAATGTTTATTATCAAAGCTTGCATGGCCAATCAGTTTATACAAAAGCTGAGTTGAATGCCGCCGGGGTAGTTAGCTCTGTATATATCTCTCAGCTGGGATTTAATGTTACTGGTTTGCCAGGTAAAACAATGCCGAATTTTGTGGTAAGAATGAAACATACCACAGCCACAGATGTTAGCAGTTGGATTGATAATACTAATTTGGTTACGGTCTATACTAATGCCAGCTATACTGTTTCCACAACCGGTTACAATATGCTGACTTTAAGCACGCCATTTTTATGGAATGGAACGGATAACATCTTAATTGATACAGCTTATGGTGTGATAGGCAGTTACAGTTCAACAGGAACAGTGCAATATACTTCTATAGCAAATGGTTATAGATTTACGCGTAATGATTCTGCTGATCAAACCAATGTGTTTAGCGGTGGTTCATCTTCCGTTTATAGACCTAATGTAAAATTATTCTTAACTGCCGTCTCCGGTAACCCTCAAATATCTGTAAATCCTGCTTCTTTTTCCTTTGGTTCAGTAGCAACAGGAACAACTTCCACCCAGAATTTCACGATTATAAATACCGGGGGGTCCACTCTAACTGGTTCTATAACAACTCCAACCGGTTATACCGTTTCTGCTGCTGCTAAAGAAATTCGTAATACTTTAAGCTTTTCTATTCCTGCAGGACAAAGCAAAAACTATATCTTAAGCTTCTCACCTGTTTCTGCAATCAGCTATAACGGCAATGTTACAATTTCCAGTAACAGCCAAACCCAATCCAATCTATCTTTACCGGTTACAGGTAGTGGATACATTCCTCCAACTATATCAGTAAATCCTAATGCCTTATCTGCAACTTTAACTACCGGAGCGGAAAGCACTCAGAATTTCACTATCAGTAATACCGGTTCACAAGCATTAACTTATTCTATTGCAGTAAGCGAAACTGATAGCAGAGATAAAGTTATCAGTCCTGTAAAAACAACTGGCAGTAAAAGCATTCAGGGCTCTACTTTAACTTTGAACGCAACGGAATATACTCCCGGAACAACGGTTAACTGGACTTTCACCGTAACCAATGCCAGCACCGATACAGAATGGCTGAAAGAAGTGATTGTTACTTTCCCTGCGGGAGTAACTGTTAATAGCGCTACTAATTTTGTTGGCGGTAGTGGTGGAGATTTAATTCCTGATCTAACAACCGGAACAGGTATTACCATTAGTTGGTTTGGTGAAACTGATTATGGATATGGTTTAATTCAGGGTTCAGAATCAGCTACTGCTACTGTAAATGTAACCATCGGTGCTTTGTTAACTACTCCAATTGTTCTTCCCTATACAATAAATGGCGATGTTTATGGTGCTGAGCCACATACTTTAAGCGGTGAGATTTCGCTTGCCTGTTCTCTTCTTCCTGTAGAATGGTTTACTGTAACTCCAAATAGCGGAATTATTACAGCCAGTGGTAATCAAACAATTAACGGTCATTTTTCCGCTGCGGGAATGGCAGAAGGCGTTTATAATGCAGTTTTAACTATTCAAAGTAACGATCCCGTTCATCCATTAAAAACCATTCCTGTAACGATGAATGTTTCTTCCGGTAATCACTCTCCACAGATAAATCTGCCGGAGAGCTTCAGTTTTGATAAAAACGGCACTTTGAATGTGAATTTTGCTTCCTACATCAGCGATGCCGATAACGATCCTTTAACCCTTTCGGTGAGCGGAAATATTCATCTTCAAATTAGTATTATCGGAACCCAGGTAACTTTCACTGCAGACCAAAATTGGGTAGGTAGTGAAAATATTACTTTTGGAGTTAGCGATACAGACCTGACTGCTTATGACAATGTGACGGTGATAGTTAATCCTGTAAATGTTCCTGATTGGCAACCTGTTGTTTATCCCATAAATCCTTCTACAGTATATGCCCAAGTGTCTATTGAAGGAATTCCGGCTCAGCTGAATGATTTGGTAGGTGCTTTTGTAAATAATGAATGTAGAGGCACCGGGGAAATTGTGTTAATTGATAGAGCAACTACCTATTCTACCATCTTAGTAAATCTTGCTGCCGAAGGAGAAATGGTTCAATTCAAGATTTATTCTTCCGCCAACGATACTGTTTATCCTGTGCAGGAGACCCTTACTATGCAAACAGGTAATGTTTATGGTTCTGCGGAAAGTCCTGTTACCCTGAATGGCACTACCAATATTGTTCTTACTCCTCCGCAGGTTAATCTGTTAAGCTATCAAAACAGTTATCGCCTTTCCTGGAATGCAGTTCCGAATGCTAATAACTATCGTATTTATTCCTGCAGCGAGCCCTACGGAACTTATCAGCTGGTTCATTCTACGGCAAGTTTATTTTGGGAAGTTCCTGTTACGCAGCAAAAATGTTTCTTCAAGGTTAGAGCGGAGCAAATTGAAATCAGTAAAGGCAAATAAATGAGAAAAACCATCCTTATTGCTCTGCTTCTGCTTTTGGCATTTATGTTATCAGCCAAAGAGTGGAATCAGTATTACTTCCGTTTTGAGTTGGTGAATAAAACCCTTCTCCCTGAGATAAGCAAAATAATCTCTATTGATAACATTCACGGTAATTGGGTTTATGCTTATGCCAACGATGAAGAATATAGCAACTTTATGGAGTTGGGCTTAAAAACCCAACTCCTGCCTTCTCCAGCAT from Candidatus Cloacimonas sp. encodes the following:
- a CDS encoding gingipain R; protein product: RPASNENKVPVKKYGNAIYISVDSVTYSDSNNNIPEYNDTGYYSVTFKNLGQVASSSATATLTCSTAGITITDGTETLAAIAAGGTLVKNNAFSFTVANNILDQLQANFKITTTSGTNTWEYNFTKTFAAPALAFGNITISDPTGNNNGNLDPGETATLSIPLNNSGGANSLAGSASLTSTTTGITINNGSASFNAITAGSSANLTFSISAASSMSQGTLAALNFSATAGAYTAAKTQNLEIGAPTVVTIGTGTSTQTYPLDRYYNYSAFEAIYLASELQYAGTIKSLGFYKANGSDVNPIEAVTIYMKNTTESSLSDGTYSTTGYTQVYSGTFTNNATSGWMSVDLSPQFTCNGSNLAILIVKGNQAYTTSYPNWTYTTATTTRVRCSHSDSAAPTSLTGSTSLPNMQIKIFPNASILYPPQNLTAAPGNGSVILSWQAPVSGQPTGYKIYKNSALLTTVTGLTYTDTAVVNGTTYSYYLKAVYATGESSSTATVTATPFNVFETGAIIGTGTSSTGTNEASPINVYYQSLHGQSVYTKAELNAAGVVSSVYISQLGFNVTGLPGKTMPNFVVRMKHTTATDVSSWIDNTNLVTVYTNASYTVSTTGYNMLTLSTPFLWNGTDNILIDTAYGVIGSYSSTGTVQYTSIANGYRFTRNDSADQTNVFSGGSSSVYRPNVKLFLTAVSGNPQISVNPASFSFGSVATGTTSTQNFTIINTGGSTLTGSITTPTGYTVSAAAKEIRNTLSFSIPAGQSKNYILSFSPVSAISYNGNVTISSNSQTQSNLSLPVTGSGYIPPTISVNPNALSATLTTGAESTQNFTISNTGSQALTYSIAVSETDSRDKVISPVKTTGSKSIQGSTLTLNATEYTPGTTVNWTFTVTNASTDTEWLKEVIVTFPAGVTVNSATNFVGGSGGDLIPDLTTGTGITISWFGETDYGYGLIQGSESATATVNVTIGALLTTPIVLPYTINGDVYGAEPHTLSGEISLACSLLPVEWFTVTPNSGIITASGNQTINGHFSAAGMAEGVYNAVLTIQSNDPVHPLKTIPVTMNVSSGNHSPQINLPESFSFDKNGTLNVNFASYISDADNDPLTLSVSGNIHLQISIIGTQVTFTADQNWVGSENITFGVSDTDLTAYDNVTVIVNPVNVPDWQPVVYPINPSTVYAQVSIEGIPAQLNDLVGAFVNNECRGTGEIVLIDRATTYSTILVNLAAEGEMVQFKIYSSANDTVYPVQETLTMQTGNVYGSAESPVTLNGTTNIVLTPPQVNLLSYQNSYRLSWNAVPNANNYRIYSCSEPYGTYQLVHSTASLFWEVPVTQQKCFFKVRAEQIEISKGK